attattaaatatttgtatttttttaatattacacaatagaaacattacaaatttaaaaacacattaaaaaaattaaaattgaacacATTAAATATCACATTATCATTATGATTAATAGTACACATTCTCAACATTCACAATcacattacaatttttttttaatattaatcataATAATGCATACGAAACATActcaaaattatacaataaaacattataaacttaaatcataatcaatatTACACAATAAAAACGTTACAAACTTAAACATGCATtggaaaattaaaattaaacacgCCAAAATCAAACGGAAAGCAATAACATAGAAATGAACCTTATGAGATACAAAGACAACAATTCAATAATGTGGAAAATTATTCCCTGTTCCGCCAAGATAGTCAAAATATGGACTATAATCTTGTGAGTTATTTTCAGATCTTTCACCTTGATCTTGTGATCGTTGCCCTTCATCTTGAGCACTTTGTCCTTGATATTGAGATGCTCGATATTGTGATCCCTGATATTGAGATCATTCTCCCTGTTCTCCAACTTCGGATGTTCGTGCTCTTTCTCTGTAAATTCTTCTTCTTTCGCTTTGAATGTACTGGCGAAACTCTGGATCGGATATAGAATCCAAATCCGTGAATAAAATTTTATCTTCAGTTTTTCTTTTATGACGTTCATTTCTATCTGTGTTACTCTTTTCAATAACTTGAACGAGTTTTTTACTTTGTTCCATTAGTTTGTTAAATTGATCATCACCTAATTGTTTTGCCTTTGCTTTTTTCACACCAATAGGTCTTTCAGTTGAATTAGTAATGATTTCCTCATTATTTATATTAAGATCAAATGAACTCATACCGGTGGATGCTGACGTCGGAGAATCAAAATTGTGAGATGATGATTTTGACGAAGTAAAATTAGGACCATCTTGTTGGAATCTACTTGGTCCATTGATGTTGTCATCACTTGTAAATTTCTGAATGTGTTTGAGGATGGGCCACACATGATCAAATTTGAAGCCTCtgctatattttttttcttgggCTAATAACATCTTCGCTTGATTTAActattaaaacataaataaaataatagtgtcaataaaatttaaaaacaatttaGTAACAATAAGTAAATTATAACAAACACTTACAATATCTTCTTGTGAAGCACCACTTGGATTTTTATTTTGGATTTGGTTGATGCATCCCCTTAATTTTGCAACTGCACCAATAATGGTAGTCATTCGAGTTTGCAAAGATCTTCTTGGTCGAGGTTGATTACTAAATTTCTCATTCTTGTGGTACtctgattcaactcttgcccaaAAACTATTACCTGATTGGTTTCTTCCTATGATTGGATCTTGAGAAATGTCAATATATACATGACACAAGTGCATATCTTCTTCAAGTGAGTATGATGCAGTGCGACTGGAAGACATTTTGGAAGAAAATGTAgttgttttgaaaatatgttgaAGAGATGTGATCAATTTGAATGAGTAGTGTGGAAGAGGTAATCTGTTTGAATGAGTAGTGTGGGATTATATAGGGATGAAAAAGCTACATAAGATTTGATTTCTTATCTTCTGATTTTGGATTCAGAAGATAAGATGTGATTTGACAACACAATGCAGTGGTTGAGATTGTGGTCAAATTATTTCAGCGGCCAAGATTAATCCGTGAGATTTCTTATCTTCTGATTTTGGACTCATAAGATAAGATGTGATTTGACAACACAATGCAGCGGTTGAGATTGTGGTCAAATTATTTCAGCGGCCAAGATTAATCCGTGAGATTTCTTATCTTCTGATTTTGGACTCATAAGATAAGATGTGATTTGACAACACAATGCAGCGGTTGAGATTGTGGTCAAATTATTTCAGCGGCCAAGATTAATCCGTGAGATTTCTTATCTTCTGATTTTGGACTCAGAAGATAAGATGTGATTTGACAACACAATGCAGCGGTTGAGATTGTGGTCAAATTATTTCAGTGGCCAAGATTAATCCGTGAGATTTCTTATCTTCTGATTTTGGATTCAAAAGATAAGATGTGATTTGACAACACAATGCAGCGGTTGAGATTTTGGATTCAGAAGATAAGGAGATTTACACTATAAAACATGAATATCACACATGATATAGGGTACACCGAAAAATATATATACAGTTTAACTTTGATAAAATATGAATTCTTATCCTGGTAGTTCATCTTAtttatcatcatcttcttcagaTGATGACTATTATGATGATATAGAGATGCAAGTAGTAGGTCAAATTACTGCTAACAATAATTTTTGCGTTGCTCAACACCAAAAAAACAAAGGCTCACGTCGAGGCTCGATTCCTGGTCATATAGTTATCAACCGTGACCGGGAAAGTGCTGATCGCAATCTCTTCAACGACTATTTTGCAGAGAATCCTCGTTTTACCGATTTGATGTTTCGGCGAAGATTTCGAATGGGTCGTCCTTTATTCCTTCATATTTTGGATGCTATACAAAGACATGACAATTACTTCATCCAGCGAAGGGATGGAATGGGTAAACTCGGGTTATCAGGTTTGCAAAAAGTAACAGCTGTATTTCGAATGTTGGCGTATGGTGTACCAGCAGATGCTACCGATGAATACATCAAAATAGGAGAATCTACAACTATAGAAAGCTTGAAGCGATTTTGTCGTGCTGTTGTCGAGGTGTTTGGAGCCCGCTATCTCCGATCACCTAACGCTAATGATGTTGCAAGACTACTCCAGATTGGTGAACGTCGAGGTTTTCCAGGAATGTTGG
The genomic region above belongs to Humulus lupulus chromosome 1, drHumLupu1.1, whole genome shotgun sequence and contains:
- the LOC133781824 gene encoding glutathione S-transferase T3-like yields the protein MSSSRTASYSLEEDMHLCHVYIDISQDPIIGRNQSGNSFWARVESEYHKNEKFSNQPRPRRSLQTRMTTIIGAVAKLRGCINQIQNKNPSGASQEDILNQAKMLLAQEKKYSRGFKFDHVWPILKHIQKFTSDDNINGPSRFQQDGPNFTSSKSSSHNFDSPTSASTGMSSFDLNINNEEIITNSTERPIGVKKAKAKQLGDDQFNKLMEQSKKLVQVIEKSNTDRNERHKRKTEDKILFTDLDSISDPEFRQYIQSERRRIYRERARTSEVGEQGE